One region of Malania oleifera isolate guangnan ecotype guangnan chromosome 6, ASM2987363v1, whole genome shotgun sequence genomic DNA includes:
- the LOC131157072 gene encoding cytochrome c oxidase subunit 5b-2, mitochondrial isoform X1: MWRRLSSHLQTLAPRRSLPKPSRFVSGSAVSPSPLRRAPSCFSRYFSSDSADSAVSKEKKRIEDVMPIATGHEREELEAELEGRNILDINYPAGPFGTKESPAVVKSVYNKRIVGCPGGEGEDEHDVVWFWLEKDKPHECPVCSQYFVLEVVGAGGDPDGHDDHH, translated from the exons ATGTGGAGAAGACTCTCTTCGCACCTCCAAACCCTAGCTCCCCGCCGATCTCTTCCCAAACCGTCCCGCTTCGTCTCCGGCTCCGCCGTCTCGCCGTCGCCGCTCCGCCGAGCACCTTCTTGCTTCTCTCGCTACTTTTCTTCAGATTCCG CAGATAGTGCTGTGtcaaaggagaagaagaggatTGAAGATGTAATGCCAATAGCAACTGGTCACGAGCGTGAAGAACTCGAAGCTGAGCTTGAA GGAAGGAATATTCTTGATATTAACTATCCAGCTGGCCCATTTGGTACAAAG GAATCACCAGCAGTAGTTAAATCtgtctacaacaaaagaatagTTGGATGTCCTGGAGGTGAAGGTG AGGATGAACATGACGTTGTCTGGTTTTGGCTGGAGAAAGACAAACCCCATGAATGCCCAGTATGCTCTCAATACTTTGTG ctGGAAGTGGTGGGGGCAGGGGGAGATCCAGATGGACATGATGATCACCACTGA
- the LOC131157072 gene encoding cytochrome c oxidase subunit 5b-1, mitochondrial isoform X2: MWRRLSSHLQTLAPRRSLPKPSRFVSGSAVSPSPLRRAPSCFSRYFSSDSDSAVSKEKKRIEDVMPIATGHEREELEAELEGRNILDINYPAGPFGTKESPAVVKSVYNKRIVGCPGGEGEDEHDVVWFWLEKDKPHECPVCSQYFVLEVVGAGGDPDGHDDHH; this comes from the exons ATGTGGAGAAGACTCTCTTCGCACCTCCAAACCCTAGCTCCCCGCCGATCTCTTCCCAAACCGTCCCGCTTCGTCTCCGGCTCCGCCGTCTCGCCGTCGCCGCTCCGCCGAGCACCTTCTTGCTTCTCTCGCTACTTTTCTTCAGATTCCG ATAGTGCTGTGtcaaaggagaagaagaggatTGAAGATGTAATGCCAATAGCAACTGGTCACGAGCGTGAAGAACTCGAAGCTGAGCTTGAA GGAAGGAATATTCTTGATATTAACTATCCAGCTGGCCCATTTGGTACAAAG GAATCACCAGCAGTAGTTAAATCtgtctacaacaaaagaatagTTGGATGTCCTGGAGGTGAAGGTG AGGATGAACATGACGTTGTCTGGTTTTGGCTGGAGAAAGACAAACCCCATGAATGCCCAGTATGCTCTCAATACTTTGTG ctGGAAGTGGTGGGGGCAGGGGGAGATCCAGATGGACATGATGATCACCACTGA